The genomic DNA GATGGTCCAGAGGCAGTGCACGCAGAAAGTCGGCGCGGAAGCCGCACCGTTGGTCCATGCTACTCGCTTCGGCGTCCTGCCCAAAATCACCGTCGCCGCCGGTAGCGGTCCGATGGCAAGATCATCAACACCGGGGACGGGGGCAGGCTGCGCGGCGGGTCGTCTCGACGCCGACGCACGACTGAAGGGGGTCAGTTGACTGCGGTGTACGTGGTGGCGTTCGTCGTCGGCGGCATCGCCGTGTTGGCGTCACTGCTGCTGGCAGAGATCGGCGGGGGCGGCGCAGACGCCGGCGCCGGCCACGGGTCGTCGACCGACGGCATGCCCTTTCTCAGCCTCACCAGCATCTCGGCCGCGCTGCTCGGTGCCGGGGCCGGCGGCCTGATCGCCACGTGGGCCGGACTCGGCCCCGTGGTCACCGGTGGCATCGCCGTCGGAAGCGCTGCAGTGTTGCTGCTGCTCCTGCAGGGGGTGGCACTGCCCTACCTGCGCCGCCAGCAGTCCAACTCCCACACCGGCCGACTGTCCTACATCGGCACGCTCGGCACCGTCACGCTGGAAATCCCCGTCGACGGGTGGGGTGAAGTCTCCTTCGTCGACCCCGAGGGCAACCGGGTGCGCTCACGCGCGGTCACCGACGAACCGCAGGCGCTGCTCAAGTCCACCCGCGTCTACATCTCCGACGTCGAAGCGGACGCCGTGCGCGTCGTCGGCGTTCCCGACACCGACCCACCGCTGGAAAGGCACTGATTCCATGTCCACGTTGATGATCGTGATCGTCGCGGTAGTGGCAGCCCTGCTGCTGTTCGTCGCGCTCCCCCTGATCTACGTCAAGAACTACATCAAGGTGCCACCCAACGAGGTGGCCGTCTTCACCGGCCGCGGCACCCCGAAGGTGGTCCGCGGCGGCGCCCGGTTCCGGATGCCCGGCATCGAGCGGGTCGACATCATGAGCCTCGAACCGTTCAACGTCAGCATCAACCTGCAGAACGCACTGTCGAACAACGGCGTGCCCGTCAACGTCGAGGCCGTGGGCCTCGTCCGCATCGGTTCGGCCGACGAGGCCGTCCAGACCGCGGTGCAACGCTTCCTCACCTCGGATCTCAACGAGCTGCAGCGCCAGATCAACGAGATCCTCGCCGGCTCGCTGCGCGGCATCACCGCGACGATGACCGTCGAGGACCTCAACTCCAACCGCGACACCCTGGCCCGCAGCGTCGTCGAGGAGGCAGGCGGTGACCTGTCGCGCATCGGCATGGAGGTCGACGTGCTGAAGATCGCGGGCATCTCCGACGCCAACGACTACCTGAAGTCGCTCGGCCAGCGACGCATCGCGGAGGTCAAGCGCGACGCCGCCGTCGGCACGGCCGAAGCCGAGCGCGACGCGCAGATCCAGTCCGCCAAGGCGCGCCAGGAGGGGTCCGTCGCCCAGGCCGAGGCGGACACCGCGATCGCGACGGCCAACCAGCGCCGCGACGTCGAACTCGCCCGGCTGCGCGCGCAGACCGAAGCCGAGAACGCCCAGGCCGATCAGGCCGGGCCACTCGCGAACGCCCGGGCGCAGAAGGACGTCGGCATCGCGACCGAACAGGCCGAGGCCGCCCGGGTGCAGGCCCGCATCGAGGTCGAGCAGCGCCGTAGCGAACAGGCCACCGCCGCCCTGCAAGCCGACGTCATCGCGCCTGCCGAAGCGCAGCGCCAAGCCGACATCGCCCGCGCCGAGGGTCAGCGCCAGGCATCGATCCTCGCCGCGGAGGCCAAGGCGGAGGCGGCACGGCAGGCCGGTCAGGCCGAGGCCGATGCACGCAAGGCCGCCGCCGACGCACTGCGCGTCGAGCGGCAGGCCGAGGCCGACGGCATCAAGGCGCGGCTGGTCGCCGAGGCCGCGGGCAAGAAGGAGATCGCGGTGGCACTCAACAGCTACAGCCCGGACGCGGCGCGCCTGCTGACGCTGCCCGACGTGCTGGCGACGGTCGTGAAGGCGACCGAGGCCGCCGCCATGCCGCTCGCCGAGATCGAACGCCTGTCGATCATCGGTGGCGCGGGTGACGCCCAAGACGCCGTCGGCGGCCTGCTCGGGGTCAGTCCCCTGGCGGTGGCGAAGATCGTCGAGGCGCTCAAGTCCTCGGGCATCGACCTGGCCGCGCTGCTCGAGAGCCGCAACGGGCACCGTGGCGATGGGCACGGTGACGGCCACGCCGGCGACGAGCAGTCGTCGGTGACCTGGGGCCCGACCGCCCGAAACGTGGTGGACCCGCAGGCCTGAGCCCCGCTCAGTTTCCCTCGGCGGACGCCTTGATCGCCGCCAGGGTCACGGGGATGCCGCTGGTCGCCTGGTCGCTGCGCTGGGCGATCTCGGCCTCGGCACGCTCGCCGAACTTCTCGCCGAACCCGGCAATGCCCTTGGGCAGGAATCTCCAGTCCTGGGTCAGCCGCGTGCCGGTCTCCCCCGTCGGCTCCAGCCGGAAGCCCCAGCGGACCCACCCCTCGTTGACCTCCCACGCGAACTCGCGCGCCGGCTCGGCGACGACCACCTGACTGCGGGTCTCCCAGGTCCGTTCGGGCAGCTCGTTGCGCCCCGTGAACCACGCGCCGGGCTGCGCACCCGCGGCCGGATCGTCCCACCAGCAGGCCTTGCAGATGGGGCTCCAGTCGCCCATTCGGGTGACGTCGGACACCAGCGCGTAGACCTCGTCGGGCGTGCGTTCGATCAGAACGGAGTCGGAGAACTCGAGAATCGTCATCCCAGCGAGCCTAGGCATTCCGAGCGTGCGTGTTCGCCGTGGGCCGAACCGTGCCGCTGACCCGATATCCGCTGGACCACCAGCGCATAATGATCGGTGATGAGTGGACCCGAACACCCGCAACGACGGCCTGCGATCCTCACCGTTGATGACGATCCGGCCGTTTCCCGAGCGGTCGCACGCGACCTGCGCCGGCACTACGGCGAGCGCTACCGCATCGTGCGCGCCGAGTCCGGCGCAGACGCGCTGGACACATTGAAGGAACTGAAGCTGCGCGGCGAGACCGTCGCGGTCTTCGTCGCCGACTACCGCATGCCCCACATGAGCGGCATCGAGTTCCTCGAGAAGGCCATGGACGTCTTCCCGTACGCCAAGCGGGTGTTGCTCACCGCCTACGCCGACACGCACGCCGCGATCGACGCGATCAACGTCGTCGACCTCGATCACTACCTCCTCAAGCCGTGGGACCCGCCGGAGGAGAAGCTCTACCCGGTGATCGACGGGCTGCTCGAGGAGTGGCGGGCCGTCGGCGACCGCGGCATGCCGTACACGAAGGTCATCGGCCACCGCTACAGCGAGCGGTCGTGGCAGGTCCGGCAGTTCCTGGCGCGCAACGAGTACTCCTTCCGATCGGTCAACGCCGACGACCCCAAGGGCAAGCAGCTGCTCGACGCCGCGGGCCTCGACGGCAGCCGGCTGCCCGTCGTCATCACCGAGAAGGGCGACTGCCTCGTCGAGCCCACCGACGTCGAACTCGCCGAACTGCTGGGCCTGTCGACCAGCCCGCAGCTCGAGATGTACGACCTCGCGGTCATCGGCGGCGGCCCGGCAGGCCTCGCCGCCGCCGTGTACGGCGCGTCCGAGGGGCTCAAGACCGTGCTGATCGAGAAGGCCACCACCGGCGGGCAGGCCGGGCGCAGCTCGAAGATCGAGAACTACCTCGGGTTTCCGACCGGTGTCTCCGGAGCGGAGTTGACGACGTCGGCGCGCCGGCAGGCCGAACGCTTCGGCGCCGAGGTCATCACCACTCAGGAAGCCGGGAAGCTCGAGATCAATGGCGTCGGCGCGGCGCACTCGATCCGGCTCAACGAGGAGGACACCGTCGGCGCCCGCGCCATCATCCTCGCCACCGGGGTCGACTACCGCCAGCTGGAGATCGCGGGCTGCTGGGAGGATCCGGACAACCCCGCCAACAACTACATCGGCCGCGGCGTCTACTACGGCGCATCGGTGTCGGACAACAGCGAGTGCGCGGGCGAGGACGTCTACATCGTCGGCGGCGCCAACTCGGCGGGCCAGGCCGCGATGTACATGTCGGAGACGGCGAAGTCGGTGACCATGGTGATCCGCGGCCCGTCACTCGAGGCCGGCATGTCGCAGTATCTGGTCGACCGGGTCACCAAGACCCCGAACATCAAGATCCGGACCTGCACCCAGGTCGTCGATACGGGTGCCACCGACGGCCATCTCTCCGAGATCGTGCTGCTCGACAAGCAGACCGGGCAGCGCGAGACGGTGCGCTGCGACCGCATGTGTTGCTTCATCGGCGCGACGCCGCGCACGGAGTGGCTGGAGGAGGCGGGAATAGCCCGCGACGATCACGGCTTCATCCTGTCGGGGCCCGATCTACAGAACGTGGTCGGTTGGACCCTGGACCGCCCGCCGCATCACTTGGAGACGAGTGTGCCCGGAGTCTTCGTCGCCGGAGACGTGCGGTCCGAGTCGGCCAAGCGGGTGGCAGCCGCCGTCGGCGAAGGATCGATGGCCGTGATGCTGGTGCACCGGTATCTCGCAGAAGCCTGATCACTCAGGCCTGAAAGGACCAACACATGGGCGAGCATTGCGTCCGCGACGAACTCCGCACGCTGTTCCTCTTCGAGAAGCTGAGCGACGAGCAGCTCGACGTGCTGTGCCAGGCAGGCAGCATCGAGAGGTTCCCCGAGGGCCCGCTGTGCACGGAGGGTGAACCCGCGACGTGCTTCTACGTCATGCTCGAGGGTGAACTCGTCATGACCAAGCGGTCCGGCGGGGTCGACATCCAGACCGGCCGCACCTCGCAGCGCGGTGTCTACTGCGGGGCCTGGTCGGCCTACGTACCGGGCGAGGAGCACACCTATCAGGCGTCGGTGCGGCTGACCAAGCCGTCCCGGTTCTTCGTGCTCGACGCCGAGGCATTCGCGGCCTTCATGCGTTCGGAGTTCCCGATGGCCGTGCACCTGCTCGAAGGTCACATGGTGGGCGGGCGCAGGCAGAGCCAGATCATCGGCCAGCGCGAGAAGCTGTTGGCGCTGGGCACCATCACCGCCGGGCTCACCCACCAGCTGAACAACCCCGCCGCGGCCACCGCGCGGGCGACCTCGGACCTGCGCGAGACGGTCGGCAAGATGCGCCACAAGCTCGCGATGCTCGCCAACGGCAAGTTCACCCCCGAGGCGCTGAGCGTCCTGGTGAGCATCCAGGAGGAAGTGGCCGAACAGGTCGCGAAGTCCAAGTCCGTCGAGCTGTCCGCACTCGAGGCGTCCGACCGCGAGGATGCGATCGGCGACTGGCTCGAAGAGCACGACATCATCGGCGCGTGGGACTACGCCCCCACCTTCGTCGACGCCGGCCTCGACACCGATTGGCTGGAGCGCATCCTCGCCTCGGTCGACGAGGTCGACGCGACCGCATCGCTGCAGGGCGCACTGGGCTGGCTGAAGTACACCATCGACACCGAGCTGCGGATGAACGAGATCGCCGAGGCCAGCAAGCGCATCTCGGCGTTGCTGACCGACGCCAAGCACTACTCGCAGATGGACCGCGGCGCCTACCAGAGCGCCAACGTCCACGAACTGCTGCGCAGCACGATCATGATGTTCGGCGACAAGATCGGCCACCAGGGCAAGGGCAGGCCGGTCACCCTGGTCAAGGACACCGACCAAACGCTGCCCGAATTGGTCTGCTACCCAGGCGATCTCAACCAGGTGTGGACGAACCTCATCGAGAACGCGCTCCAGGCGATGGACGGGCACGGCACGCTGACCATTCGCACCGCGCGGGAGAACGAGGACATGATCCGCGTGGAGATCTGCGACGACGGACCCGGCATCCCCCAGGACATCATCGATCGCATCTTCACGCCGTTCTTCACCACCAAGCCGTTCGGCGAGGGCACCGGGCTCGGCCTGGACCTGGCGTGGCGCATCGTCGTCGAGAAGCACCACGGCAACATGTCGGTGCACAGCAAGCCCGGCGACACTCGCTTCATCGTCACGCTGCCGCTGCAGGCACCCCCGCCGATCACGCCGACACCCGGCGAACTCGCCGCGGCCGGGACGGAATAGTTCGGATCCGCGCGAGTCGATCGGAATAGGCGTCGGCAGGGGCTGGGTTGACCCGAACATGACCCACGCAGATGCCACCGCACCCGAGCGCTCGTCGAAACCGGATCTCGGCACGTTCGGCGTGTTCGGCCACTACTCGCAGTTCCGCCAGCTGTCCCCAGAACAGCTGCGCGAGATCGAGGCGCTCGGCTACGGCGCCATCTGGGCAGGCGGGTCGCCGCCCGCCGAACTCGACTGGGTCGACCCCGTCCTCGAGGTCACCGATCACATCAAGCTCGCCACCGGCATCGTCAACATCTGGACCGCCGCAGCCGGTCCGGTCGCGGAGTCCTACCACCGTCTCGAGGCCGCGTATCCCGGTCGCTTCCTGCTCGGCATCGGCGTCGGCCACCCCGAGGCGCACACCGAGTTCGCGAAGCCCTACGACGCGCTCACCGAGTACCTAGACGAACTGGACCAGCACGGCGTGCCCAAGGAGCGCAGGGTGGTCGCGGCGCTCGGGCCCCAGGTGCTGAAGCTCTCGGCCCGGCGCAGCGCGGGCGCGCACCCGTACCTGACCACGCCGGAGCACACTGCCCAGGCGCGCGAGCTGCTCGGCGCGGAGGCGTTCATCGCACCGGAGCACAAGGTGGTCCTGACAACCGACGCCGCCGAGGCCCGCAGGGTCGGCCGCAAGGCCCTCGAGGTCTACCTCGGCCTGACGAACTACCTCAACAACTGGAAGCGGCTCGGCTTCACAGACGCCGACGTGGCCAAGCCGGGAAGCGACGCGCTGGTCGACTCCGTCGTCGCCTACGGCACCACCGAGGAGATCACCGCCCGGCTGCGCCAGCATCTGGAAGCGGGTGCAGATCACGTGCCTGTTCAGGTTCTAACGGGTACTGACAAGCTTGTACCGGCGCTGGCCGAGCTGGCCGGCGCACTCGGCTTGCGCTGACCTGCCTGATCGATTGAAGGGACCACCCGAATGACACAGCCCGTCGACCTCAAGCCCAACCTCGGCCGCTACGGCGTCTGGACGTTCGGCGCACCCAAGCCCGAGCAGGCCGCACAGATCGAGGAACTGGGCTACGGCGCGGTATGGATCGGGGGCTCGCCCGCCGGCGACCTGAGCTACGTCGAACCGCTGCTGGAGGCGACCGAGACGCTGCAGGTCGCGACCGGCATCGTCAACGTGTGGACCGCCAAGGCCGAGGAAGTGGCCGAGGCCTACCACCGCGTGGAGGAGGCCTACCCGGGCCGGTTCCTGCTCGGCGTCGGCATCGGTCACCCGGAGCACACCGAGGAGTACCGCAAGCCCTACGACGTGCTGGTCGAGTATCTCGACGCGCTCGACACCGCCAAGGTGCCGACGAGCCGGCGGGTGGTCGCCGCCCTGGGCCCGAAGGTGCTCAAGCTCTCGGCTCAGCGCAGTGCCGGCGCGCACCCCTACCTGACCACGCCTGAGCACACCGGCCAGGCCCGCAACATCCTCGGCAACAGCGTCTACCTCGCACCGGAGCACAAGGTCGTGCTGAGCACCGACGTCGAGGAGGCCCGCGAGGTGGGCCGCGGCTCCGTGGACTTCTACCTGAATCTGAGCAATTACCTGAACAACTGGAAGCGGCTCGGCTTCACCGACGAGGACATCGCCAAGCCGGGAAGCGACAAGCTGATCGACGCGGTGGTCGCGCACGGCACGGCCGAGGCGGTGGCCGCCCGGCTCGACGAGCACCTGGGCTCGGGCGCCGACCACGTGGCCATCCAGGTGCTGGGCGGCTGGGACAAGCTGATCCCGACGCTGACCGAACTGGCGGGCCCGTTGGGGCTCAAGGAGTCGTAGCCCCGGCCGACTGCCGTCCAGCCTCCGCAAACCCAGCTGCGACCAAACGATGGTTGCCAGATCTAGTCCCTGGGACTGGATCTGGGCTACTGTCGTGCCCCCCAATTCTGTGACACGATGGCGCCCGTAGTTCTCAAGTGAGCCGGGGGGTTTCACGACATGTCCACGACTGTGTCCTCAGCCGAGGCGAGGACGGCCGCGCCACGTGACCGTCACATTGCCGAAGTCACGCCGCTACGGGTGTGGCAACGCCGTTACGCGTCGTGGTTGAGGGTGTCCGACACGGTGGTCGTCGTGGCGTCGGTGTTCGCGTCGCAACTACTGCGGTTCGGGTACAACGAGGACGGGCCCGCGTTCAGCATGGTGTCCGGCGGGATCGCGGCGGGCTGGTTGCTGCTGCTGGGAGCGTTCCGCACGCGGGCGCGCAGTGTGCTCGGCGTCGGCACCGAGGAGTACCGGCGCGTCTGGACGGCCACGATGACGACCTTCGTGGGGGTCGCACTGATCTCGAGCCTGCTCAAGCTGGACCTCTCGCGCGGCTACCTGGCGATCGCACTGCCGCTCGGCATGACTGCACTCACCCTCAACCGGCACGTGGCCCGTCGGTACGTCAGCGCGCAGCACCGCAGGGGCAGGTTCGCCAATCCCGTTCTCGCCGTTGGCAGTCTGCGGGCGGTCGACGAGTTCGCCCACTCGCTGACCAAGCATCCGACGCACGGCTACCGGCTCATAGGCTCCTGCTCCCCCAGCGTCTTGCGCCAGCATGCCGAAGGCACCGACGACGGCGAGCCCGTGGAGAGCGACTTCGCGCAGACCGTGCGCCGCTCAGGAGCCACCACCGTGGTCGTCCTGTCCGGCGACCTGACGGCGAGCGAACTGCGCTCACTGTCGTGGCAGCTGGAGGCCCTCGACGTCGACCTCGTCATGTCACCGGGCATGGTGGACGTGGCGGAGCCCCGGCTGACCTTGCGCGCGGGCGGCGGGCTCCCCCTCCTACACGTCGAGAAGCCGCAGTACGACGGGGCCAAGCGGATCGGCAAGCGCGCCTTCGACGTCGGCTTCTCACTGCTGGTCCTCACCCTGCTGCTGCCTGCGCTTCTCGGCGCCGCACTGGCCGTGAAGCTGACCAGCCGGGGGCCGGTGTTCTACCGCGCGAATCGAATCGGCCTCGACGGCAAGCCGTTTCGCATGATCAAGTTCCGCAGCATGGTCGCCGACGCCGATGCGATGACGGCCACGCTCACGCACCTCAACGAGTCCGACGGCCTGCTGTTCAAGATCCGCGACGACCCGCGCGTAACCCGCGTCGGCCACTTCCTGCGGCGCTACAGCATCGACGAACTGCCGCAGTTCCTCAACGTACTGCGCGGCGAGATGAGCGTCGTCGGTCCGCGTCCGCCGCTCCCCCGCGAGGTCGACGCGTACGACGCCGACGTCCGACGGCGTCTCCTGGTCCGGCCGGGGATCACGGGACTGTGGCAGGTGAGCGGGCGATCGGACCTGTCGTGGGAGGACTCGGTGCGGCTCGACCTGTCGTACGTGGAGAACTGGTCGATGGCCGCCGATCTGGCCATCGCGGCCGCTACCGTCAACGCCGTACTCGCCGGCCGCGGCGCCTACTGACCTCCTCGGCGCCGATAGGATTCGTTCATGCGACTGCTCGTCACCGGTGGTGCAGGCTTCATCGGTGCCAACTTCGTGCACGCGGTAGTGCGCGAGCACCCGGAGGCGACGGTGACGGTGCTCGACGCGCTCACCTATGCGGGCAGTGCCGAGGCGCTGGATCCGGTGGCCGACGACATCACGCTGGTGCGCGGCGACGTGTCCGACACCGAACTGGTGAATGCCCTGGTGTCCGAGTCGGACGCGGTCGCGCACTTCGCCGCCGAGACGCACGTCGACAACGCGCTGGCCGATCCGGAACCGTTCCTGCGCGCCAACGTCATCGGCACCTTCGCCGTGCTGGAGGCCGTCCGCCGCCACGGCGTCCGCCTGCACCACGTGTCGACCGACGAGGTCTACGGCGACCTACCGCTCGACGACGGATCACGCTTCACCGAGGCCACGCCCTACAACCCGTCGAGCCCGTACTCCGCCACCAAGGCCGCAGCCGACATGCTGGTGCGCGCGTGGGTGCGGTCTTACGGGGTCCGGGCGACGATCTCCAACTGCTCCAACAACTATGGGCCGTACCAACACGTGGAGAAGTTCATCCCGCGTCAGATCACCAACGTCCTGTCCGGCCGACGACCGAAGCTGTACGGCACGGGCGCGAACGTGCGCGACTGGATTCACGTCGACGATCACAACCGCGCGGTGTGGCTGATCCTGGAGCGCGGCACGATCGGACGGACGTATCTCATCGGAGCGAACGGTGAGCGGGACAACCTGTCGGTGATGCGGACCCTGCTGCGGCTGATGGGCCGCGATCCCGACGACTTCGACCACGTCACCGACCGCGTCGGCCACGATCTGCGCTACGCCATCGACCCGTCGCTTCTGCACGACGAACTGCACTGGGCGCCAAAGCACACCGACTTCGAATCGGGTCTCGAGGAGACCATCGACTGGTATCGGAGCAACGAATCCTGGTGGCGTCCACTGAAGGACGGCGTCGAGGCCAACTATGCGGAGCGTGGTCAGTGACGGTGCGGGAGCTGTCCGTTCCCGGTGCCTGGGAGATCACGCCGACCATTCACCCCGACTCGCGCGGCCGGTTCTTCGAATGGTTCACCGACGCCACCTTCACCGAGATGACCGGCCACCGCTTCGACCTGGCGCAGGCGAACGCGTCGGTCTCGGCCAAGGGGGTCCTGCGCGGCCTGCACTTCGCCGAACTGCCGCCGAGTCAGGCGAAGTACGTGACGTGCCTGCGCGGTTCGGTGTTCGACGTGGTCGTCGACATCCGGGTCGGCTCACCCACGTTCGGCCGCTGGGACTCGGTGCTGCTCGACGACCGCGAGCACAGATCGGTGTACCTGTCGGAGGGGCTCGCGCACGGGTTCCTGGCGCTGGAGGACGAATCGACGGTGGCTTACCTGTGTTCGGCGCCGTACGCACCCGGCCGTGAACACACCGTCCGCGCGACCGATCCAGCCGTCGGCATCGACTGGCCGGTGACCGACCTCGTGCTGTCCGACCGGGATGCGGCGGCGCCCACGCTGACCGAGGTCCAGGCCGCCGGCCTCCTCCCGACGTGGGACGACACCCGCGCGTTCGTCGACGAATTGCGTCGCCGAGCGTCCGGCGGGTAGCCGTCGCCGCGCGTCCCACCGACGGTCTCCTCCACCCCCTTGCGACCGCGCCGACCGATTACTAGGATTTCCTAGTAATCACATCCGCACTACGCCATCGGCGGCCTAGGGGCACCTCATGAGCACTCGCATCCAGCACTTCATCGACGGCCAGCGCAGCGATCTCGCGTCGACCCGCACCGCCGACGTCCTCAACCCGAGCACCGGCGAGGTGCAGGCGCAGGTCCTGCTCGCCTCGGCGGCCGACGTCGACACCGCGGTCACCTCCGCGGTGGCCGCGCAGCGGGAGTGGGCGGCGTGGAACCCGCAGCGGCGGGCGCGCGTGATGATGAAGTTCGTCGAACTGGTCAACGCCAATGCCGACGAGCTCGCGGTGCTGCTGTCGAAGGAACACGGCAAGACCGTCGCCGACTCGCTCGGCGACATCCAGCGCGGCGTCGAGGTGATCGAGTTCGCGATCGGCATCCCGCACCTGCTCAAGGGCGAGTACACCGAGGGCGCAGGGACCGGCATCGACGTCTACTCGCTGCGCCAGCCGCTCGGCGTGGTCGCAGGGATCACCCCGTTCAACTTCCCCGCGATGATTCCGTTGTGGAAGGCAGGCCCCGCGCTGGCCTGCGGCAACGCGTTCATCCTCAAGCCCTCCGAGCGCGACCCCTCGGTACCGGTGCGGCTGGCCGAGCTGTTCCTCGAAGCCGGCCTGCCCGCGGGCGTCTTCCAGGTGGTCCAGGGCGACAAGGAGGCCGTCGACGCCATCCTGGCCCACCCCGACATCCAGGCCGTCGGGTTCGTCGGCAGCTCCGACATCGCGCAGTACATCTACTCCACCGCCGCGGCGAACGGAAAGCGTTCGCAGTGCTTCGGCGGCGCGAAGAACCACATGATCGTGATGCCCGACGCCGACCTCGATCAGGCCGTCGACGCCCTCATCGGCGCCGGCTACGGCAGCGCCGGCGAGCGTTGCATGGCCATCAGCGTCGCCGTTCCGGTCGGCGAGGAGACGGCCGACCGCCTGCGGGCGCGCCTCGTCGAGCGGATCAACAACCTGCGGGTCGGTCACAGCCTCGACCCGAAGGCCGACTACGGGCCACTGGTCACCGGTGCCGCGCTGGAGCGCGTGAAGGACTACATCGGCCAGGGTGTCGAGGCAGGCGCCGAACTCGTGGTCGACGGCCGCGAGCGAGCCAGTGACGAGCTGACCTTCGACGACCAGAGCCTCGAGGGCGGCTACTTCATCGGCCCCACCCTGTTCGACCACGTCACCTCGGACATGAGCATCTACACCGACGAGATCTTCGGACCCGTGCTCTGCATCGTGCGCGCC from Mycolicibacterium arabiense includes the following:
- the rfbC gene encoding dTDP-4-dehydrorhamnose 3,5-epimerase, producing the protein MTVRELSVPGAWEITPTIHPDSRGRFFEWFTDATFTEMTGHRFDLAQANASVSAKGVLRGLHFAELPPSQAKYVTCLRGSVFDVVVDIRVGSPTFGRWDSVLLDDREHRSVYLSEGLAHGFLALEDESTVAYLCSAPYAPGREHTVRATDPAVGIDWPVTDLVLSDRDAAAPTLTEVQAAGLLPTWDDTRAFVDELRRRASGG
- a CDS encoding CoA-acylating methylmalonate-semialdehyde dehydrogenase — protein: MSTRIQHFIDGQRSDLASTRTADVLNPSTGEVQAQVLLASAADVDTAVTSAVAAQREWAAWNPQRRARVMMKFVELVNANADELAVLLSKEHGKTVADSLGDIQRGVEVIEFAIGIPHLLKGEYTEGAGTGIDVYSLRQPLGVVAGITPFNFPAMIPLWKAGPALACGNAFILKPSERDPSVPVRLAELFLEAGLPAGVFQVVQGDKEAVDAILAHPDIQAVGFVGSSDIAQYIYSTAAANGKRSQCFGGAKNHMIVMPDADLDQAVDALIGAGYGSAGERCMAISVAVPVGEETADRLRARLVERINNLRVGHSLDPKADYGPLVTGAALERVKDYIGQGVEAGAELVVDGRERASDELTFDDQSLEGGYFIGPTLFDHVTSDMSIYTDEIFGPVLCIVRAHDYDEALALPSKHEYGNGVAIFTRDGDAARDFVAKVQVGMVGVNVPIPVPVSYHTFGGWKRSGFGDLNQHGPHSVLFYTKTKTVTSRWPSGIKDGAEFSIPTMK